From the Salarias fasciatus chromosome 5, fSalaFa1.1, whole genome shotgun sequence genome, the window TTTTTACACCATTATTTGCTATATGGAGTCTGGCAGAACAGATAGTTGTTACCTTGCAGTTTTGGTGGCTCACAGTGAAGTAAATGAataattatatttttatatacTGAATTTGAACTTTAGGTAAAAGGTTTATGAGAAAGATAAAAAGTTTTTCATCAACAGGTAATTCTGCTATAAAGTAAAACAGAACTgacttctgtctctgttctccaCAGTTGTGCTCAGTTCTCCTGTAGCTTCAAAACATAACATCTTTATTTGGATAATCCGACCAAGATTTACTTCATAGTGACTCAGATGTGTACAGTGTCAGTTTAATcgtttcattttcattacttGAGAAGTGGAAGCTCTGCTTTACATTccgctgaccccccccccccccccccccccccccccccccccccgccccgcctcctAGAAGGCTGAGAGTGGAGTCGACTTCCTGTCGGCATGCAGTGAAATTAAAACTTAGATGTCAGTAATAATCTAATAATGTGAATCAGCTGTTTGATACAGAGCAGACCGACACAAACGtctttataacacattttatttggaGCATATAGAACATCTGGACATAGAtaattttaaataatgtttGTGTGGACTTATCAAAGATAGTTAATACATTCTATGACAGTGATAGAGGAATGGGGGTTAAGTGTGTATGTGCCATCGGCGGCCGGCGATGCTGAGCGTCGCTACGCGCGGGCGGAGATCGGGTGGCTCAGGCCGCTGAAGTAAGACTTTTCCCGCTCGCTCATCACCTCGAAGTGCAGCGGCTGCTGGCAGAAGGTGCACTCTGCGGACGAGTGGGGCTTCAGAGGGAGGCCCACCTCCTTCCAGGTGTGCACCAGCCTCTCTGGGGAGGGCGAACGGAGAGAAGGAGGGTCACTTTCATACCGGCGCAAGAACAACGTCAAGACTGTTCCAACACGATGCCCATTAAGcactatcatcatcattatcatcatcatcaacgcTCGCTTACCAACAAAGTATTTCATCATCTCGGGGGTGTGGTGAGGGGTGGGAGCGatccgcagcagctcctctcctctcgctACAGTGGGGTAGTTGATGGCCTGCACGTAGATGTTGTGGCGGCTCATCATGAGGTCGCACACCTCCGTGTTTTTCTCGGCGTTCGACAcctaaaaataaccaaacacaGACGTGatgagagctggaggaagaggaagaagcgcCGGTTTGAATGAAACCATGCGACCGAGACGTGCTCTCACCCGGACGGGGATGATGTGGCTGGGGCAGTGAACGACCGGCAGGCCCGAGTCCATCAGCATCTGCCGCAGCAGCTTGACGTTGCGCTGGTGTTTCCGCCTCAGCGCCCGGCCCTCCTCGTCCTTCAGGACCTGGATGGACTGCCGGGCTCCGGCCAGCAGCATCGGAGGCAGCGAGGTGGTGAAGATGAAGCCGGCGGCGTAGGAGCGCACCGTGTCCACCAGGTATGAGGTACTGGCGATGTAGCCGCCGACACACCCAAAGGCCTTgcctgggggggaaaaaacaaacaaacaaaaaaacctgttaTCTACTGGGAAACATCCGAACACTGTCAACAGAAGACCAAACAGGTCTGACTGAAATGGCCGCTGTAcgggagctgcagagctgcgaGTCAGAAATAATTGTTCGCTCAGCTTGACAGCGACAAGAGTAATTCAATAAGAGCGCTGCGAGAGCCTACGGTCGCCTAGCAacagcagagctgctccagcttcttTCAGCCCTCCGGCGTATTGGGTGACACAGCTGAGGCCTGATCCTCAGCGCAACAGCAAAACATGGTCTAAAAGAGTCACGACACCTGGAAGGATTTGTCTGAAATGGAAAATACGGCAATGTGGCGCGTCTCGCCGCAGCCGGCCGCCCGTCTTCACGTTTTCACATGAGCCAACAGTCCCAGCATGCCGCCAGAGATTCGTTTCTTACCTAGAGTCCCTGAGATGATGTCCATCTTGTGCATGATGCCGTCCCGGTCTCCGATGCCCCCGCCTCTGGCGCCGTACAGACCCACGGCGTGCACCTCGTCCACGAAGGTGATGGCACCGAACTCGTGGGCCACGTCGCACATCTCCTCCAGTGGACACACGGCACCTGTTTCAGCACAGCTGCTGTTTAATTCACTGCAAACTGGAAGAAGACGAGTCCAAATCTGCATTAAAGACAGAGTTCAAACCGACCGTCCATGGAGTGAACCGTCTCGAAGGCCACGATCTTCGGCTTTGTGGGGTCTCCCTTTCCCAGCAGCTCTCGGAGGTGAGCCACGTCATTGTGACGGAAAATAAACTTCTTGGCGCCGCTGTTCCTGATCCCCTGGATCATTGAGGCGTGGTTGCCAGCGTCGGAGTAGATCTCACAACCTGGAATCAGTCAGCGGAGAAAGGAGGCAGGTGAGATCGAGGAAACTTCTGCAGTGGAGCCGCTTGTCTTGCTTAGTTCGGTACGTTTTGTTTACCTGGCAGCATCTTGGCCAGAGTGAAGAGGGTGGAGTCATTAGCGACGAAGCAGGAGCTGAACAGCAGCGCCGCGTCCTTCTTGTGCAGGTCGGCCAGTTCGTGCTCCAGCTCCACGTGGAACTTGCTGGTTCCAGAGATGTTCCTGGTGCCTCCGGCTCCTGAACCGTGCTTTTTAATGTTGTCTCTGGAAACACAAGGGCAGATCGAGTTAATAATATTGAACAAATATGATGAGAGTATGAAAAAGAGGCGATaccacaaaataaaagaataaaatcaggAATGTTTGAGGAAGCTGAGGGCGGTGTTACAGCTGAGGGACGAGTGAGGGCAAGCTCAAACAGGCTGagtaaaaaaatacataaaggaAACACACCTTCCAGAGACAAATGAGCTTAGGTGTTAACTAGGGCTTGGTAACCCTGCACTCCCACACAAACAATCACCTGGATCACCCATGGGTGTCAGGTTATGCTCAGCTCTTGCTGAGTTAAAGGTCAAAAACAATCAGTGAAGTGAGCAGATGGGGAAAAGAATATACTGAACCCAGAATGCCCCGACAGAGAATGAATGTAGTAAACACCTCCTGTCACTCACATTATGGACTGCACGACCCGAGGGTGTCGGCTCATGCCCAGGTAGTCATTGCTGCACCAAACGGAGACCTCCCTCTTCTCATCCAGAGAGCCGGTGAAGTCGTCGGCCATCGGAAAGTCGCTGGCGAGCCGATTCACCGTTTTAAACACGCGGTATGTGTGGTCGCTCTTCTTCTCTTCGATCTTCTTCTCGAAAAACTTATCGTACTGGAAGTGGGACACTGTTGCAGAACAGGAAGACGACACTTGCTTAACGCGACTCACCGTTGTGGCAGTTATGTAATGAATGGAGCAACTTTTCAACGGAACAGACTCAGTCCATTTCTGAGGTCTAAACTAACTCAGATACCtagtttacatttaaaaaacaaacacacacacacacacacacacacacacgacactgCTAATGAAGACCTACTTCTTCCGTGCAGGTTGTCCTGCAGCAAGTGAGTGACTCTCTTCGGCTGCTGCTTCAGGAGCGTCTTGATCAAACTAGGTTTCTCCTCTGCTTTGGGGGCGCTGGCCATGGGTGGCTGTTTCAGCACTTCTGTAAACGGTCAGgcaaaaacacattagtatgaaaatataaaaacaatgtgGAAAACTGTGGCAGATATTTAATGAATCCCACCTTTCTGGACGGTGCGGACCTCCTGCACGTCCTCCTGGAACTCCATGCCAACCTGACGGACCACGCCGCTGTTCTTCTGGCCCATTTCTGCAGCCAGGAAGGGGCATTTGGAGGCCACTGCTTGGCCCTGAGGAGGCAGAGGGTGCCCAACTGGCAGCTTGGACTCCACCTTCTGGTTAGGAGCTACAGGTGGACAAAAACAGTATTATCAGTTATTTCAACATGTCAAATGCACTGGAATTCATTTATAGGATTTATTCCAacttttatgttaaaaaaaaaatttacaaacGTGTTGAGTCTCACCTTCGGTGGGGGACATGATGTCCTCGGTTGTCTGGTgagaggacgaagaggaggaggaggaggagcagagtgCCCGTGCCATTGAGGGGGCCATGGGCTTGGCTGCCAGCTCCATCATGATGGGGCATCGCTGCGCGTACGCCACCAGAGACTTTTTGGGCTGCTGCAAGAAGGCCTGAGGCACACGGGTCAGGAAAGGACAGCGACGCACTATCACATCCATAGTCAGCAGTGGTAATGATGATTGTCCAAActtctgttggaaaaaaaaataaaaaatttcaGTTAAACACACAGTGGTCAGATAAGGCTTTTTCTGTGTTACCAAAAACCTACAGTGCCGACTGGACAACTAGAGAGTAATAAAAAGAGATTTGCTGATTAAGTTGTACCTTTAATGTtgttgcaaacaaaaaaaatcttaatattAATCTATTACAAATATGTAATGGATTTAAAGAAGAGGAACAGTGAGTGACAATAGAAGACATGTGGCAGTAATAGTGGCTTGAGGTGATGTTTTAAAGACATTATCGCCTAAACAAAACTTCTTCATATCtttcaatttgatttttttttattcaattgaACTGTTCTGGGCACATTTAAACAATCCACATGTGGCATGAAAGCCTATTAATGGGGATTttacttaaaataaaatgtaacacCTATTATAAAATGGTTTCAAAAGTTGGTTACTCGGATATTTTCATCAATCTACAAGGCAATCACGTCTCTgattaaacttttattttgtaggtgTGGTCAACCACATTCACCAAATTTCCGTGACATGATCTGCCCACGCTTGTATCACGTTCATGAATTCCTCGATTAAGTAAATACTCTCAACCTCTcacctaattaaaaaaaaagccatgttGCACATGACCAAGTCCATATTTACTAATGTTATATAAGGATTATGGTCGCGTGGTGATCAAGGCGCGTTACTTAATAGTAAATGTTATCAAAATCAGAATTTACTCCACTAAAATATCTAGAGGAAGCAGAATTAACGTAAACAAAACCATGTGTAGAAAAAATATAGAAGCACGTTGACTTGAGCCTTTTTGACAGCTTGCGGTTAAAAGCTCAACATTTTAAGCTGCTTTCAGCCGCTTCATCTCCGAGCTGTTAGCTCAGTTTGACAAGAGGTCACGACTTGACTGCATTCACTGTTAATTATAACGTTACTATTACAAAATAATAACCTATTCCAACAAATCtaaatatttatcttttttttacctTCCCAGGCCACTTTTTTGCCGGC encodes:
- the LOC115388911 gene encoding 5-aminolevulinate synthase, nonspecific, mitochondrial-like gives rise to the protein MDVIVRRCPFLTRVPQAFLQQPKKSLVAYAQRCPIMMELAAKPMAPSMARALCSSSSSSSSSHQTTEDIMSPTEAPNQKVESKLPVGHPLPPQGQAVASKCPFLAAEMGQKNSGVVRQVGMEFQEDVQEVRTVQKEVLKQPPMASAPKAEEKPSLIKTLLKQQPKRVTHLLQDNLHGRMSHFQYDKFFEKKIEEKKSDHTYRVFKTVNRLASDFPMADDFTGSLDEKREVSVWCSNDYLGMSRHPRVVQSIIDNIKKHGSGAGGTRNISGTSKFHVELEHELADLHKKDAALLFSSCFVANDSTLFTLAKMLPGCEIYSDAGNHASMIQGIRNSGAKKFIFRHNDVAHLRELLGKGDPTKPKIVAFETVHSMDGAVCPLEEMCDVAHEFGAITFVDEVHAVGLYGARGGGIGDRDGIMHKMDIISGTLGKAFGCVGGYIASTSYLVDTVRSYAAGFIFTTSLPPMLLAGARQSIQVLKDEEGRALRRKHQRNVKLLRQMLMDSGLPVVHCPSHIIPVRVSNAEKNTEVCDLMMSRHNIYVQAINYPTVARGEELLRIAPTPHHTPEMMKYFVERLVHTWKEVGLPLKPHSSAECTFCQQPLHFEVMSEREKSYFSGLSHPISARA